GATAAGCCAGGCTTGAATGCCAGTTCCTGTGTACCAGAACAAAGGCTATGGTGTCGCACAGAcctgctctgccacttcctgctgggtgaccttgagcaagtagCCTAACCTCTCTGCAAACTGGGGACAGTAATGATTCCCAGCACTTGAGGTCACTGGGAGGATTAAAAGAGTTAACATATATAACGCaacaagcacagtgcctggcacatagtaaatgttcaaaaCCAAATTACAAATGCATAAGCTGTTCTGAAGGAAAGCTCTAGATATTTAGGACTTGTTCCAAATACGTGAGGGCCAAGGAAGAAAAGCTTCCGATACCTTCTATCACTGCTGCCACAGGTGGCCCCGAGGGAGTGGGCTGATTTGGCCTGAGCCTCCATCCCCCTTGGCCTAGACTGCTGGAACAGTCTTCCGACTTCCTGCCTCTGCACCTCCCAAATCACCTTTTTAACACAACCTCCATCATGGCTGTGTCTCTCCCCGGCTCAACAATCTTCTATGGCTCCCCGTTGCTCACTGACTGAGCTCCTTAAGATGGTGGGGGTGTGGAGGCAAGAACCATCATTTACTAAGGGAAGGGAAGAGCAAAGAGTACGCTGGTATTaggagtgaaaaagaaaaaatatccttttttaaaaagcccctAAGCTTTGAATTTGTAGAAAGCGGGGCCCTGGGGAGAGAGCAGGGATGCATCTCTAAAGAGAACAGGGCGCTCCTGCGGCGCCGGCTCAGATTCACCTGTAGCTGCTTCTCCAAGCCAACCTGGGAAAATTGACGGGACAGAAGAGGGTGGAGAGCAGGACAGAGAGGGCGGTGCAGAAGGGGAATATCCCTCCTGAGTTCCCTGGAAGAACGTCAGCCTGAACCCTGGTCTTGGGCTTCTCTGCTGGAATCCTGGGCAGCCCCGGGTGCTGCGGCGAGGGTCAAGGCCACACAAAGGGCAAGGCAGGCAGACGAGCCAGTCACATGGGGCAGTCGAGCTGCCTGCGTGAATGCTAGGCGCGGGACAATGGCAACTCCGGGACAAAGTGCAGGGAGACTCCTGAAGAGATAAGAGGGAAGGGCGAAGGAAGGGGGCGGGGAGCCAGAGCCTCGGAGCTCCAGGACCGCGCTTTGGGAGACCGTGGCTGGAAGCCGAGCTCGGCCCGCTGCGGAAGGGGCGCCCTCGCGCCTCTACACTCTAGCAGCGGCTGGGATGCTGAGAACCGCGGCTTCCAGGGCCGCAGGCGAGCTCCCAGCCAGTCCCCGCGCCCGCCCTTCGGTGCTGGAGGCGGGGCTGCCGAGCTCACCTGGCCGTTTGGGGTGGGACCGCCCGCGACCCGGGGGAGCTGCAGAGGCGGCGGTACCCAGGGAAGTGGAGCTGGGCTTGCCCTGGGGACTTGGCTGGAGCTCACACCCCTCCACGCCCCCCAAGGCCTGCGCGGGGGCCCTCCCCtagctccctccctcctcctcctcctcctcctcctcctctcctttgcTCCCTCCCTCCGAACCCAATTGCTCAAGCAGCTTCCTTCCCCAACGCCAGCGCCAGTTCCTCTCCCGTTGGGGCCCGGGAAGGGCAGCTAACGCTGGACACTGGGACGGCCGCGGCGGCAGCTTCAAGACCATGGCCCAGCTCGGAGGGGCCGCGAACCGGGCACCCACGGCCTCTCTCGCGCCGACCTCGCAGAGCCTGCGGTGCGCCCCGCAGCCCCGCCCCTCGAGAGCGGACACTGGTAGCCTGGGCAGGTACTGGGGCAAAGCCGCAGCCGCCGCCTCCCGGGAGCCCCCCTTCCCAGGCACGCTGATGCACTCTGCAGCGGGCTCGGGACGCCGGCGGGGAGCGCTGCGGGAACTGCTGGGGCTGCAGCGGGCGGCTCCTGCCGGGTGGCTGTCGGAGGAGCGCGCCGAGGAGCTGGGCGGGCCCAGTGGGCCGGGCAGCAGCAGGCTGTGCCTGGAACCGCGGGAGCACGCGTGGATTCTGGCAGCCGCCGAGGGCCGCTATGAGGTGCTGCGGGAGCTGCTGGAGGCTGAGCCGGAGCTGCTGCTGCGGGGCGACCCGATCACCGGCTACTCGGTTCTGCACTGGCTGGCCAAGCACGGGCGCCACGAGGAGCTCATTCTGGTACACGACTTCGCCCTACGCCGGGGGCTGCGGCTCGACGTGAGCGCCCCAGGCAGCGGCGGCCTCACGCCCCTCCACCTGGCGGCCCTTCAGGGCCACGACATGGTCATCAAGGTGCTGGTGGGCGCCCTGGGTGCTGACGCTACGCGCCGCGACCACAGCGGCCACCGGGCCTGCCACTACCTGCGGCCCGACGCGCCTTGGAGGTTGCGGGAGCTGTCGGGAGCCGAGGAATGGGAGATGGAGAGCGGCAGCGGGTGCACCAACCTGAACAACAACAGCAGCGGCACCACTGCGTGGAGGGCCGCGAGCGCAGTGGGCGCGACGGCTGTGGAGACAAGCAGGAGAGTGGCAGCGTCGCGGACCAAGGCGAAGGACACCGCGGGCAGCCGGGTGGCGCAAATGCATAGCCTTTTCCGCCATCTGTTCCCCTCATTCCAGGACCGTTGACAGGGACAGAGACTGGAGAGCTAGGAGGGGCCGTGACACTGTGGCGATGGCTAGGTCCTGGGTTGTCCCGGGTTCCACCGAAGGAGAGGCGTCTTGGACGCTGCTTGGGCTTGCAAGCAACAGAACACCTCGGGGTCTGACTCAGGTACTTGTCTCAGGTCTCCTGTAACCACCGGCCTGGAGGACGCGGGGACTCGGGCACCACCTCACCAAGAGAGAGTGAAGGACCAAGCTGGCCTGGCTCCGAGTTCCAAAGCTACAGGACTAAGGAGTTGGGAGCAGGGAGCGTGGTCCTGCTTGGGAGAGGGCAAGTTAAGCTTCCAGGGGCCATTTCTGGGCAGGCCGACGCGCTGGGTTTATTAGGAAACATTCGCTAgaagaatgagttaagactgtaAACCACCAATGCAGAGAAAACGCCTAACTCTGCCGGCCTCGCTTGGCCATTAATGGGTCTTGGGGTGCGGGTAGAGTCAGCCTCTGACAACCTCCTCCTAAGACGACCCAGCCTTAGTGGTACTTTTTCTCATGTATCACAGGTTACTTCTTATGTATATTAAAGTGGAATATGTGTTCTTTTCACATGACAAGGCTGTCCTTTCAGTGTTTTCCCCCACCTCCCTTACTAACCACAAAGGAAGAAGCTGCATATGTTTGCAGGGTAGAGGTCACCCAACCATGGCGGTGATGTTGTGCCCCCCGGGGCAGGCTCTGGGCCTCCTTCTCAGAACAAATGGCCAGAGCTGTGCACGGAAGAAGCTACTTCCACTTGGATCTGAGGAGAAACATACAGTTCACCTCTGTCCTGAGCTCTTTGATGGTCTGGCCTCAGGCACCAGCCTCATCCTAGAAGAGTTGTCATATAGGGGCCTTGGGTTGGGGGGTAAAAGGCAAAAGtttccaaatttatatttctGATATTTCCACGGTCAGTCATGTAATTTACCTTGATTTGTGGCCTCTAATGAGACACACCCacgggcacttttttttttccaagatggggCTTTCCTcagcagcatttatttatttatttatttatttttgaaatggagtctcactctgtcacccagactggagtgcagtggcgcaatcttgactcatcgcaacctctgcctcccgggttcaagcaattctcctgcctcagcctcccaaatagctacaggcgcccgccaccacgcccagctgattttttttttttttttttttttttttggtatttttagtagagacggggtttcactatgttggctgggctggtctcgaactcctgacctagtgatccgcctgcctcagcctcccaaagtgctgggattacaggcatgagccaccacgcccagccagcagcatttatttattattactgttttttgagacagagtctcactctgtcgcccaggctggagtgcaatggcgtgatctaggctcactgcaacctctgcctcctgggttcaagcgattctcctacctcagcctcccaagtagctgggattacagacatgcaccaccacgcctggctaatttttgtatttgtagtaatgatggggtttcgccatgttggtcaggctggtctcgaactcctaacctcaagtgttcccctgcctcagcctcccaaagtgctgggattacagacacgagccaccacacctgctcagcagcatttaaaaaattaagtttagggctgggtgtggtggctcacacctgtaatcccagcactttgggaggtcgaggcaggaggatcccttgggcccaggagttctagaccagcctgggcaatatagggagaccctgtctctacaaaaatatacaaaaattagccaggtgtagtggtgcaggcctgtagtcccagctactagagaagctgaggtgggaggattgcttgaggtgggaggattgcttgagcctgggaggtggaggctgcagtgagtaaagcattccactgcactccagcctgggtgacagagtgggaccctatctcaataaatatgtatatttcacttacgtaaaattctttttaaaaaattaagttgaatGCATAAATTGTAGGTTGCAAAATTGCTCCCATTCAGAAATGGCATGAATTAAATAGACTACAGGAGGGTTGACTCAGCCTGAAAGGCCAGGAAAGCAGTTGCTGGCTACAGACCCATGCTGCCTTGGAGAacagtgcattttaaaaatagcactgTATCCCTGAAGGCTTGGGTAGCCCTTGCAATGGACTGTCGCGTTCCCCAGCCCTCTCATCCCAGTCCGTGAACACCAGGCAGAAACAGTCACCACTAACAAACAGCCCAGAAACGCCACCCTGAGCCCATCCATCCAGGTTTCCATCTCTGCCTGGTGGGCCTGTTTGCTTCTGTGCTCAAAACTTTCctactttcctttattttttatttttgagatggcgtctcactcttacccagtctggagtacagtggcaacgatcatagctcattgcagcctcaaacacctgggctccggtgaacctcctgcctcagcctcccaagtagctgggactacaggcacatgttgccatgctcagctatttttttgtgtgtgtgtctgtacagacaaggtcttgctatgttgcttaagctggtctcgaactcctgggttcaagtcatcctcccacctcagcctcccaaagtgctggaattacagatataagactctgtgcctggcccacactgCCTTCCTTTAGTAACCCATGAGGGTCTTCTCAATCATGAAATGATCCAAACCCCCTTGCTGTTTTCAGCCTGTCCCATGTCTCCAGGAGCTACACCTTAAACACACTTACACAGTGTAATAGAgcatttcctttgtcttttctttctttctttctttctttttttttttttttagatggagtcttgctctgttgcccaggctggagtgcaacggtgtgatctcagctcaccgcaacctccgcttccagggttcaagtgattctccctgcctcagcctcctgagtagctgggattacaggcacccaccaccacgcccagctaatttttgtatttttagtagagatggggtttcaccatgttggccaggctggtctcgaactcctgacctcaggtgatcggcccaccttggcctcctaaagtgctgggattacaggcatgagccaccgtgcctggccttccttTGTCTTTTCTAAATGAACTTCTTTTCTTTAGTAATTGAAGGAGGGAGGGCTAACAGTTCCTAGATTCTGGCAGTTGGCATTGGCATCTGGCATTAACTCCCTCCACCCcgtgcccattttatagatgcgaACAGGCCAACTGATGCAGGACTGTGGTTTCTGTTCCACAACCTCCCCCTTGACAGCTGCCAAGGTGGGTTGGGCTTGGTGAAGGCTGTCAGGGCAGGGCCTCCCTGCCACTTGGCTGAGTCTGCAGGCTCCTGGCTTGCAGGGAAGATTGGCGTGTGCTGAGCATTCAAAGGACACTTATAACAGTAGTCCCCTCTTTATAGGAAAAGTTTGAACCTAAGCATCTTAACTGTTAGCAGATCTGGGGGCCTGAGACAAGCGTTCACCCTACTCTTtccaaaatgaaaaccaaattacCTGGAAGATTTGAAAACGGTTTTCTGTAGTTTTCCTGTAGTCAGCTACTCTTCCCCACAGATTTTTCTCGTCATGTGATACTGCCTAGCCTATCTCCTCCATGTAAAATTGAGGTTTGGCTGCAGGGGACAAACTCCCATGCTGaaaactctctgtgcctcacatCAAGCCGTTGGCATTTCTGGTATGCTTTTTGAGGCAAGACTGGTATGCTTACCCCAAGAGAAAGAGCAAATTCCCCGAGAAACCTCTTTCCAGGGGAGCAAAGTGGAGTTAAGCAGATGATGCAAGACTTCATTCTAGCAGGGGAGCCGAGCAAGAAGAGGAGACAGAAGCAGGGCTGTGATGGATCAGGGGGAGGGGGTGCTGAGGGAGCACAGGAGGCAGGGCCGGATCCAGGTCGAGAGGAATAGAAAAGGTTTTTGGGGAGGAAGGTGGTGCCTGATCTGAGGCTCGAGGGGTGAGTGGGAGTTGACCGTTGAGTGTGGCAAGTACCACGCACTATAAAGGCAGAGGGTTTGGCAGGAGGGTGGAAGCTGGGGAGTGGTCAATGGCAAGGCTGGAGAAGTGGAAGGGGGTCCAGATCACCTAAAAGAGGTTCATGAAGTTTAGCCAAAAGGTAGTTGGGAGTCATGGAGGGTTTCTAAGCAGAGGAGTAGCATGATGAGATTTTGGAAGATCACTCTAGCAGTCACCTGGAGGACGAATGTGCCAGGGGAGAAAACTGGCGGCAAATGCATCGCAAAAGCAAAACACTTCTAGAGCAATGCTTTCAGAAAAGTCATACTAACAAGGCTGTATGCCTGTAGTTGctgtttgcctgtagtcccagctacttgggaggctgaggtgggagggtcacctgattccaggaagtagaggctgcagtgaacatgatcatgccatggcactccagcctgggcaacagagcaagaccctgtttctaaaaaaattagtcattCTTCACCCCAGGAAGTTCAAAGACCCCTGTGAGGGCAGTGCCTTtcaaacttctctttttttctcctccaaagtCTTTGTTCTAATGAAGCTTACCTAGAATCCCCGTGTGTAAATCTCCCCACCCCCGCCTCTATTCTAGACAGACAGTCCTACACGGTGGCCCCTGGAGTAAAATTCAAAACCACTGGTGTGGTGGAAAGCTCTCAGccttgcctgggttcaaatcctagctcccgATTCATGACCTTGAGCTACTTGCTGGCCTGAGTggcaatttcctcatctgtgaaatgggaccaATAGAATATTTTTTGCAGGTTTGTTCTGAGCATTCAAGATAATGTATGTGCAACATCTGGCACACTGCGTGACACATAGGGAATAGGAAATAACAGCTGTTTGAAAGAATCCTAAGGGGCTC
The Gorilla gorilla gorilla isolate KB3781 chromosome X, NHGRI_mGorGor1-v2.1_pri, whole genome shotgun sequence genome window above contains:
- the SOWAHD gene encoding ankyrin repeat domain-containing protein SOWAHD, producing the protein MAQLGGAANRAPTASLAPTSQSLRCAPQPRPSRADTGSLGRYWGKAAAAASREPPFPGTLMHSAAGSGRRRGALRELLGLQRAAPAGWLSEERAEELGGPSGPGSSRLCLEPREHAWILAAAEGRYEVLRELLEAEPELLLRGDPITGYSVLHWLAKHGRHEELILVHDFALRRGLRLDVSAPGSGGLTPLHLAALQGHDMVIKVLVGALGADATRRDHSGHRACHYLRPDAPWRLRELSGAEEWEMESGSGCTNLNNNSSGTTAWRAASAVGATAVETSRRVAASRTKAKDTAGSRVAQMHSLFRHLFPSFQDR